In one window of Spirochaetaceae bacterium DNA:
- a CDS encoding Txe/YoeB family addiction module toxin, with protein sequence MREARRRNALFDQNCLHELEHRVRTDRRRALRILKLIEAVLRDPFGGPGKPEPLRGQLAGSWSRRIDQEHRLVYRVDTATVRFIAARYHYGS encoded by the coding sequence GTGAGGGAGGCTCGCCGCCGGAATGCGCTCTTCGACCAGAACTGCCTGCACGAATTGGAGCACCGGGTCCGCACCGACCGGCGGCGCGCGCTGCGCATCCTCAAACTGATCGAAGCGGTACTCCGGGACCCCTTCGGCGGACCGGGTAAACCGGAACCGCTCCGAGGACAGCTCGCCGGCTCCTGGTCCCGGCGCATCGACCAGGAACACCGTCTGGTCTATCGAGTCGACACAGCGACCGTGCGATTTATCGCGGCACGGTACCACTACGGATCGTAA
- a CDS encoding phytanoyl-CoA dioxygenase family protein, with amino-acid sequence MGDGANGLAETYRRDGFVFPIDVLSEAEARSIRADLEAAEAELADDSERSGLLRGSVNQLLPSFDALVRNEKLLAAVAQVLGPDLLVWSANLFTKEAQSAKVVTWHQDLTYWGLDDVEETTGWVALSPATIASGCMRFVPGSHRRPIVPHVDTFAADNQLSRGQEIAVDVDEADGVAVELHTGQASLHHGHLFHASGPNGTDDRRIGVAIRYIKPTMRQRTGERWMVRLACGEDRHGHFDLADPPRGRLHEADFERCRRDAAVRRRTLFAGADPNRHARRT; translated from the coding sequence ATGGGTGACGGCGCTAACGGCTTGGCCGAGACCTACCGGCGGGACGGATTCGTGTTTCCGATCGACGTGCTCAGCGAGGCCGAGGCACGGTCGATCCGCGCCGACCTGGAGGCGGCCGAGGCGGAGTTGGCGGACGATTCCGAGCGGAGTGGGCTCCTGCGCGGCAGCGTGAACCAACTGCTGCCGTCGTTCGACGCGCTGGTCCGTAACGAGAAGCTGCTGGCGGCGGTGGCCCAGGTGCTCGGGCCAGACCTCCTGGTGTGGAGCGCAAACCTGTTCACCAAGGAGGCGCAGTCGGCCAAGGTCGTTACCTGGCACCAGGACCTGACCTACTGGGGCCTGGACGACGTGGAGGAAACCACCGGCTGGGTGGCGCTGTCGCCGGCGACCATCGCCAGCGGCTGCATGCGGTTCGTGCCCGGCAGTCACCGGCGCCCAATCGTCCCGCACGTCGACACCTTCGCCGCCGACAACCAGCTTAGCCGCGGCCAGGAGATCGCCGTCGACGTGGACGAGGCCGATGGCGTGGCCGTGGAACTGCACACCGGCCAGGCCTCGCTGCACCACGGCCACCTGTTTCACGCCTCGGGTCCCAACGGTACCGACGACCGCCGCATCGGCGTGGCCATTCGCTACATCAAGCCCACAATGCGGCAGCGCACCGGCGAACGCTGGATGGTCCGGCTGGCGTGCGGCGAGGACCGCCACGGGCACTTCGACCTCGCTGATCCACCGCGGGGCCGGTTGCACGAGGCGGACTTCGAGCGCTGCCGGCGCGACGCCGCCGTCAGGCGCCGGACGCTGTTCGCCGGCGCCGACCCGAACCGCCACGCCCGGCGCACCTGA